In a genomic window of Littorina saxatilis isolate snail1 linkage group LG6, US_GU_Lsax_2.0, whole genome shotgun sequence:
- the LOC138967976 gene encoding uncharacterized protein, with protein sequence MAGGPSRALSHWLVSVQSQWIVGVVRSGFRLLWKDGKAPLVRRPPAFRPPSSQEAISVLRSEIDSLVQKGAVEKVLDHSSPGFYGRLFAVPKASGAWRPVLDLSFLNTFLREIRFKMETPASVRDSLRPGDWATSIDLTDAYFHILMHPADRKWLRFRWASQVYQFRALPFGLSLAPWVFTMVVRQVCALVRSRGVRLRAYLDDWLILSQSQAGCEQDTQSVLREANLFGFSINRSKSELTPCQTFTYLGMSFDTVAWTVQPSQKRVDKLQACIRSTLPLPRASLRTLASILGQMESMSLLVPLGRVHKRPFQLALKPFVDSPTVDWNALIPLQGWFQSATLPWLDTEWVCRGVPIALPAPDLDLFTDASLMGWGAHTDQLTASETSGGPFCHQVLEETTSVRLTIPGSRGVGDERDGHFLVRPGGLRVPAIPVTHTSSQEGGAGGPVPPADRSSLAVSAVVPGPAETRPGPSHSSRSHARRTGTASHRQPPRRASDAESSRVEVVRSSLRRKGASDLTMDLVGRSHRASTSSVYESHWRAWVTWCHEHRLDATAPRTMHVANHLAFMSSQGASAASLKVRRSAISATLRQIGRSIDVSGVIAGVIKGASLADVKSRTPVPKWDLLLVMEFLRSADFEPLRDASFANLTRKSLFLLLLASARRGSEIHALSGNSDDISFESDGSVTLRFRPEFLAKNQAPERASPLVHVRPLSTILAPNDPDLVNCPVRALRIYLARAQSLRSAAQKLLFISLNTERHKDITKTTLARWVSALIKHAYEWSRRNEGGTQPVLPLESARAHETRAWASSLAVLRSRRLEEVLHTAYWRSEDVFMNFYLRDISALRQDGSRALPAMVAGGQLLTRI encoded by the exons atggcggggggcccttCCCGGGCACTTTCCCACTGGCTCGTGTCTGTACAGAGTCAATGGATCGTGGGGGTCGTGAGGTCGGGCTTCCGTCTTCTCTGGAAAGATGGCAAGGCACCTCTGGTCAGGCGTCCGCCGGCGTTCAGGCCTCCCTCCTCGCAGGAAGCCATTTCCGTCCTTCGGTCGGAAATAGACTCCCTGGTGCAGAAGGGCGCAGTGGAGAAAGTCCTCGACCACAGTTCCCCTGGGTTTTACGGACGGCTTTTCGCCGTCCCCAAAGCCTCAGGGGCATGGCGTCCTGTCTTGGACCTGTCGTTCCTCAATACCTTTTTGAGGGAGATaaggttcaagatggagacgccagcgtcggtcagggactctctccgcccgggagattgggcgacttccatcgacctgacggatgcatacttccatattcttatgcatccagccgaccggaaatggcttcgtttccggtgggcaaGTCAGGTTTACCAGTTTCGCGCCCTTCCTTTTGGCCTGTCTCTCGCCCCTTGGGTCTTCACCATGGTCGTGAGACAGGTCTGCGCGCTGGTGAGGTCGCGGGGTGTCCGGCTACGTGCctacctggacgattggctcatccTGAGTCAGAGTCAGGCGGGGTGCGAGCAGGATACCCAATCGGTTCTTCGGGAGGCCAACTTGTTTGGCttctcgatcaaccgatcaaagtcggagctgacaccgtgtcagacgttcacctacttgggaatgtctttcgacacggtggcTTGGACTGTTCAGCCCTCTCAgaagagggtggacaagctccaggcgtgcatacgctccactttgcctctcccgAGGGCCTCCCTGCGGACTTTGGCCTCCATCttagggcagatggagtccatgtcTCTCCTGGTCCCCTTGGGgagggtccacaaacgtccATTTCAGCTGGCGCTGAAGCCGTTCGTGGACTCTCCCACGGTGGATTGGAATGCCCTCATCCCCctccagggatggttccaatccgctacccttccgtggctggacacggagtgggtgtGCAGGGGCGTGCCGATAGCCCTTCCTGCCCCAGATTTGGACCTGTTCACGGACGCGTCCTtgatggggtggggggctcacacagaccagctgactgcgtcag aaacctcaggtggacctttttgccaccaggttctcgaagagactaccagtgttcgtCTCACCATTCCCGGATCCCGAGGCGTGGGAGACGAACGCGATGGACATTTCCTGGTCAGGCCTGGAGGCTTACGCGTTCCCGCCATTCCAGTTACTCACACGAgttctcaggaaggcggagcaGGAGGGCCCGTCCCTCCTGCTGATCGCTCCTCTTTGGCCGTCTCAGCCGTGGTTCCCGGACCTGCTGAGACTCGCCCAgggccctcccattcctctcgctCTCACGCGAGGAGAACTGGTACAGCCTCACACCGGCAGCCTCCACGCAGAGCCTCAGATGCTGAATCTTCACGCGTGGAGGTTGTGCGGTCTTCTCTGAGGCGCAAAGGGGCATCAGATCTGACCATGGACCTGGTAGGACGCTCGCACAGAGCATCTACCTCGTCCGTTTATGAGTCACATTGGAGGGCCTGGGTTACCTGGTGTCACGAGCATCGGCTGGATGCTACGGCGCCCCGCACGATGCATGTGGCGAACCATCTTGCTTTCATGTCCTCTCAGGGAGCTTCTGCTGCCTCGTTGAAAGTAAGAAGATCGGCCATCTCGGCGACCCTACGCCAGATAGGTCGCTCTATAGATGTTAGTGGCGTGATCGCTGGAGTCATCAAGGGCGCTTCCCTTGCCGACGTCAAGTCTCGTACGCCCGTTCCTAAGTGGGATCTCTTATTGGTCATGGAGTTTCTGCGTTCAGCGGATTTTGAACCTCTCAGAGATGCCAGTTTTGCGAATCTTACACGCAAGTCCCTTTTCCTCTTGCTGCTAGCATCGGCACGAAGGGGCAGTGAGATCCACGCTCTTTCCGGTAATTCGgacgacatttcctttgaatCAGATGGGTCCGTTACTTTGCGGTTTCGACCTGAGTTTCTTGCGAAAAACCAGGCTCCCGAGCGAGCTTCTCCTTTGGTTCATGTCAGGCCTTTGTCCACTATTCTGGCTCCGAATGATCCAGACTTAGTAAATTGCCCTGTTAGAGCCCTTCGCATCTACCTTGCCCGTGCTCAGTCTCTTAGATCCGCAGCTCAAaagcttttgtttatttctctcaaTACGGAGAGACATAAGGATATTACTAAGACGActctggcccggtgggtgtcggcGCTCATTAAGCATGCTTACGAGTGGAGCCGCCGCAATGAAGGGGGGACACAGCCTGTCCTTCCTCTGGAATCAGCTCGGGCTCACGAGACGCGAGCTtgggcctcctccttggccGTGTTACGATCAAGAAGACTGGAGGAGGTGCTCCACACCGCATACTGGCGTTCCGAGGATGTCTTCATGAATTTTTACCTGCGTGACATCTCGGCTCTTCGCCAGGATGGATCTAGAGCTTTGCCTGCCATGGTGGCAGGAGGTCAGCTCTTGACAAGGATTTGA